A single genomic interval of Antechinus flavipes isolate AdamAnt ecotype Samford, QLD, Australia chromosome 1, AdamAnt_v2, whole genome shotgun sequence harbors:
- the TMEM191C gene encoding transmembrane protein 191C, which produces MAEAEEILLQLQKDNRDGRLRKQELEELMRILETESDSLVLTLRSLRERERSLQRRLNQAAGALRGEAEEVVKSRAAHTLELIADAAEQKLILERNNQLLQEEWEELSSQLFYYGGEQQCQRRQHRRLQAELLGLQKQLELMESRSALQAEGIQKGIMQKEEAWSSFQEQSGVLQELQTKVMEVASVLDTPREGMELKAGQVSPTAKTPGSLMEEVAEANCENRLNSPGHFYGLRLLAVTGLRLLLPLWFLSLPLFYLNLINPNAIREALPRLCSQGTFRRLRYTLSPLLELQTNNLLPT; this is translated from the exons ATGGCGGAGGCCGAGGAGATCCTGCTGCAGCTGCAGAAGGACAACAGGGACGGGCGGCTGCGCAAGCAGGAGCTGGAGGAGCTCATGAGGATCCTGGAGACCGAGAGCGACAGCCTGGTCCTGACCCTGCGGAGCCTCAGGGAGCGGGAGCGCAG CCTCCAGCGGAGGCTGAACCAGGCAGCCGGGGCCCTCCGCGGGGAGGCCGAGGAAGTGGTCAAGAGCCGAGCGGCCCACACGCTGGAGCTCATCGCCGACGCTGCGGAGCAGAAGCTTATCTTG GAGAGGAACAACCAGCTACTTCAAGAAGAATGGGAAGAACTTTCCAGCCAG CTTTTCTACTACGGCGGGGAGCAGCAGTGCCAGCGCAGGCAGCATCGGCGGCTGCAGGCGGAGCTGCTGGGCCTCCAG AAACAGCTCGAGCTCATGGAGTCCAGGTCTGCCCTGCAAGCTGAGGGCATCCAGAAG GGCATCATGCAGAAGGAGGAGGCGTGGTCCAGCTTCCAGGAGCAGAGCGGGGTCCTCCAG gagcTCCAGACCAAGGTGATGGAGGTGGCTTCCGTGCTGGACACGCCTCGAGAAGGGATGGAGCT GAAGGCCGGCCAGGTTTCCCCCACGGCCAAAACCCCGGGCTCGCTCATGGAGGAGGTGGCTGAAGCCAACTGT GAAAACAGGCTGAACAGCCCCGGGCATTTCTACGGGCTCAG GCTGTTGGCCGTCACGGGCCTCCGGCTGCTGCTCCCGCTGTGGTTCCTGAGCCTGCCCCTGTTCTACCTGAACCTGATTAACCCCAACGCCATCCGGGAGGCCCTGCCGCGCCTCTGCTCCCAGGGCACCTTCCGCCGCCTGCGCTACACCCTGTCGCCCCTGCTCGAGCTGCAGACCAACAACCTGCTGCCCACCTAG